The Rhodopseudomonas julia DNA segment GCGCTTCACCGCCTGGCCTTTGAGCTTCCGAAACGGCTTGCTCGCGGCGGGCGCATCGTCCTCGTGCACCATGTGCGCCCTTTTTCGGACGCGGCCGTGCATCCGGCCCTCGCGCACGAATTTCTGCGGCAAAGTCTTGAGCGCCGCCTTGTGCCTGTCTGGCACAAAGCCCGGGCGCATTACCGGGTGGATGCGCTCATCCGCCCCTGACCTTGCCCACTATTCCTTCAAACCGTGGTGATGTCGGGCGCATCGACCGCCTTCATGCCGACCACGTGATAACCGGCATCGACGTGGTGCACTTCGCCGGTGACCGCGCGTCCCATATCGGAAAGGAGATAAAGCGCCGACTGGCCGACATCGTCGGGCGTGACGGTGCGGCGGAGCGGGGCGTTGTACTCGTTCCACTTCAAGATGTAGCGGAAATCGCCGATCGCAGAGGCTGCCAGCGTCTTGATCGGACCGGCGGAGATCGCGTTGACGCGAATGCCGGAAGGTCCGAGATCGACGGCGAGATAGCGCACGCTCGCCTCCAGCGCCGCCTTGGCCACGCCCATGACGTTGTAATGCGGCATCACCTTTTCCGCACCGTAATAGGTGAGCGTCAGGATCGAGCCGCCATTCGTCATCAGCTTTTCGGCGCGCTGTGCCAGCGCCGTCAGCGAATAGCAGGAGACGTAGAGCGATTTGTTGAAGTTCGCTTCGGTCGTGTCGATGTAGCGCCCGTCGAGTTCATCCTTGTCGGAATAGGCAACCGCATGGACCATGAAGTCGAGGCCGCCCCATTCGGAGCGGATCGTCTCGAAGACGGCGTCCATCGTGGCCCCGTCCGTCACATCGCAATGGCCGACCACCAATGCGTCGAGTTCTTTGGCAAGCGGTTCCACACGCCTCTTCAGAGCGTCGCCCTGATAGGTGAGCGCAAGCTGCGCCCCGGCGTCGCGCGCTGCCTTGGCGATGCCCCATGCAATGGATCGATTGTTGGCGATTCCGAGGATCAGTCCGCGTTTTCCCGCCATGATGCCGTTTGCTGCGGTCATATTTCTTCCGTTTGCTTTGCCTTTCGCGACGCCCGGCGCCCCATGAACGGTGCCGTAATGGCACGGGATTCTGAGTGCCGCAAGCAGGGCTTCACCTCCCGTCGCCAGCTGCTAATGTCGCTGCGATGAACGACAACCCGACCCAACAGACCATCGTCTCGACCCTTTCTGCCATCGTCGGCGAGACGCATGTCCTCACCAGCCCTGAGGAAACACGGCCTTATTGCGTGGAATGGCGCGATCTCTACTTCGGCGTGCCGGCGGCTGTCGTACGTCCCGCCTCGTCAGAAGAGGTCGCGGCCATCTTGCGCTTTGCAAACGAGACCGGCGTGTCGATCGTGCCGCAGGGCGGAAATACCGGCCTCGTCGGCGCCCAAGTGCCGGACGAGAGCGGGCGCGAAGTCGTTCTGACGCTCGAGCGGCTGAAAGCGATTCGCGACGTCGACCGCGAAGGTGCAACGCTCGTGGCAGAAGCCGGCGTCGTATTGGAGGAGATCCAGAAGGCCGCGAGCGAAGCAGGCCTGTTCTTTCCCTTGTCGCTCGGGGCACAGGGCTCCTGCCGCATCGGCGGCAACATCGCCACCAATGCCGGCGGCACGGGCGTGCTCGCCTATGGCAACACACGCGATCTCGTGCTCGGTCTCGAAGTGGTCATGGCCGACGGCACCATCTGGAACGGCCTGCGCCGGCTCCGGAAGGACAATACCGGCTACGACCTGAAACAGCTCTTCATCGGCTCGGAAGGCACGCTCGGTGTTATCACGGCAGCGTCTCTGAGGCTCTTTCCCGCCCCCAAGGGCCGCGCCGTCGCCTTTCTCGCGGTTGAAGACCCTCAGACGGCCCTCACGCTCTTTCGCCGGTTTTCGCAGACCGCCGGCTCGGCTCTGACCGGTTTCGAGCTGATGCCGCGCCTCGGGATCGACTTCGTGCTCAGGCACCAGGAGGGGACACGCGATCCGCTCGAGACGCCCTATCCGTGGTACTGCCTCGTGGAGATTTCCTCCGGCCGCAGCGAGGCGGAGGCGAGCGAGCTGATGGAGACGACGCTCGAAGCCGCCTTCGAGGCGGAGGAAGTGCTCGACGGCGCACCCGCCGCATCCCTCGCCCAGGCAGCCGAGTTCTGGCACATCCGCCACACGATGAGCGAGGTGCAGAAGAAGGAAGGCGGCTCCATCAAACACGACGTGTCGGTGCCGGTCGCCAAGATCCCCGAATTTTTGAGACGCGCATCGGCGGCTGTCACAGAGGCCGTGCCCGGCGCGCGGCCCCTGCCCTTCGGCCATCTCGGCGACGGCAACATCCATTACAATGTGAGCCAGCCCGTCGGCGCCGACCGGGACGAATTTCTGGCCCGCTGGGACGAGGTGAACAAAATCGTTCACGGCATCGTCGGGGAGCTGTCCGGCTCGATCTCGGCCGAGCACGGCATCGGGCGCTTGAAGCGCAAGCTCCTCGTGGAGGTGAAAA contains these protein-coding regions:
- a CDS encoding FAD-binding oxidoreductase encodes the protein MNDNPTQQTIVSTLSAIVGETHVLTSPEETRPYCVEWRDLYFGVPAAVVRPASSEEVAAILRFANETGVSIVPQGGNTGLVGAQVPDESGREVVLTLERLKAIRDVDREGATLVAEAGVVLEEIQKAASEAGLFFPLSLGAQGSCRIGGNIATNAGGTGVLAYGNTRDLVLGLEVVMADGTIWNGLRRLRKDNTGYDLKQLFIGSEGTLGVITAASLRLFPAPKGRAVAFLAVEDPQTALTLFRRFSQTAGSALTGFELMPRLGIDFVLRHQEGTRDPLETPYPWYCLVEISSGRSEAEASELMETTLEAAFEAEEVLDGAPAASLAQAAEFWHIRHTMSEVQKKEGGSIKHDVSVPVAKIPEFLRRASAAVTEAVPGARPLPFGHLGDGNIHYNVSQPVGADRDEFLARWDEVNKIVHGIVGELSGSISAEHGIGRLKRKLLVEVKSEIEIDLMRRIKNAFDPNGIMNPGRML
- the fabI gene encoding enoyl-ACP reductase FabI, coding for MTAANGIMAGKRGLILGIANNRSIAWGIAKAARDAGAQLALTYQGDALKRRVEPLAKELDALVVGHCDVTDGATMDAVFETIRSEWGGLDFMVHAVAYSDKDELDGRYIDTTEANFNKSLYVSCYSLTALAQRAEKLMTNGGSILTLTYYGAEKVMPHYNVMGVAKAALEASVRYLAVDLGPSGIRVNAISAGPIKTLAASAIGDFRYILKWNEYNAPLRRTVTPDDVGQSALYLLSDMGRAVTGEVHHVDAGYHVVGMKAVDAPDITTV